A DNA window from Phragmites australis chromosome 11, lpPhrAust1.1, whole genome shotgun sequence contains the following coding sequences:
- the LOC133885089 gene encoding glycine-rich RNA-binding protein RZ1A-like, with translation MSDAGEYCCFVGSLSWSTTEVGLKDAFGKFGRLTEAKVVLDKLSGRSRGFGFVTFDDKKAMKEAIEAMNGMDLDGRNITVERAQPQSSGRDHDGDRDYSRGGSDRDRYRGDYGRGRDRGRDFGGGRGGGGDCFKCGKPGHFARECPSDDGGRGDRYGSRGDRYGGSSASSRYGPDRGGDRYSGSRDGGSRNGGGSDRYNRDKSGPYERPSRDGYRS, from the exons ATGTCGGATGCGGGTGAGTACTGTTGCTTCGTTGGGAGCCTTTCCTGGTCCACTACTGAAGTAGGTCTCAAAGATGCCTTTGGGAAATTTGGCCGTCTGACTGAGGCAAAG GTGGTTCTTGACAAGTTATCCGGCCGATCACGTGGCTTTGGCTTTGTGACTTTTGATGACAAGAAGGCCATGAAAGAAGCAATTGAGGCGATGAATGGTATGGATCTGGATGGAAGGAATATCACTGTTGAAAGAGCCCAGCCTCAAAGTTCAGGCAGGGACCATGATGGGGATCGAGATTATAGTCGTGGTGGCAGTGATCGTGACCGCTACCGTGGTGACTATGGCCGTGGTCGTGACCGTGGTCGTGATTTTGGTGGAGgtcgtggtggcggcggcgattGCTTCAAATGTGGCAAGCCTGGCCATTTTGCGAGGGAATGCCCTTCTGATGATGGTGGCAGAGGGGACAGGTACGGTAGCAGGGGTGACAGGTATGGTGGCAGCAGTGCAAGCAGCCGCTATGGTCCTGATCGTGGTGGTGATCGCTATTCTGGGAGCCGTGATGGAGGAAGCCGCAATGGTGGAGGCAGTGATCGATACAACCGTGACAAGTCTGGTCCTTATGAACGTCCCAGCCGAGATGGATACAGATCTTGA